From Gimesia panareensis, the proteins below share one genomic window:
- a CDS encoding vWA domain-containing protein, with the protein MVAELAALVIFVVAIGAEMLHSWRIRRIAPLVFGPTARPAYWARAVPVLRVLALTGLCWGLVTLMLLPPKIHAAETIPEDEMKHLLIVLDVSPSMRLEDAGEKKEKSRMKRAAVIMESFFERANMNRYRTSVIAVYNEAKMVVEDTKDLEVIHNIFNDLPMHHAFISGETDLFSGLKEAAELAKPWNPRSTTLLLISDGDTVPGVGMPKMPVSVANEVVIGVGDSLKGSFINGHHSRQDVSTLRQLAIRLNGTYHNGNEKHLSTDLIDQLAVGGEENPFEKLTRREYALAICGLSALIYALIPWLLHYWGTGWKPGVFTSRKERAQARRESERARTTKQLHPSAT; encoded by the coding sequence GTGGTAGCAGAACTGGCGGCACTCGTGATCTTCGTGGTGGCCATTGGGGCAGAAATGCTTCATTCCTGGCGCATCAGGCGGATTGCGCCCCTGGTCTTCGGTCCCACGGCCCGGCCCGCATATTGGGCCCGCGCGGTTCCCGTACTCCGCGTGCTGGCGCTCACGGGGCTCTGCTGGGGTCTGGTCACGCTGATGCTGCTGCCTCCCAAAATTCATGCCGCCGAGACCATCCCCGAAGACGAAATGAAACACCTGCTGATCGTGCTGGATGTGTCCCCCAGTATGCGACTCGAAGACGCCGGCGAGAAGAAAGAAAAGTCGCGAATGAAACGGGCGGCGGTCATCATGGAGTCCTTTTTCGAACGGGCCAATATGAACCGCTATCGCACCAGCGTGATCGCCGTCTATAACGAGGCGAAGATGGTCGTGGAAGATACGAAAGACCTGGAAGTGATCCATAACATCTTCAACGATCTCCCCATGCATCACGCCTTCATTTCCGGCGAGACCGACCTGTTTTCCGGCCTGAAAGAGGCCGCTGAACTGGCAAAACCCTGGAATCCACGGAGTACCACGCTGCTCTTGATCAGTGACGGCGATACGGTGCCCGGCGTCGGCATGCCCAAAATGCCGGTCTCGGTTGCCAATGAGGTTGTGATCGGCGTCGGCGATTCCCTCAAGGGATCGTTTATCAACGGGCACCACTCCCGGCAGGATGTCTCCACGCTGCGACAGCTGGCCATTCGTCTGAACGGAACGTATCACAACGGCAACGAAAAACATCTCAGCACCGACCTGATCGATCAGCTGGCGGTCGGCGGCGAAGAGAATCCTTTTGAAAAACTGACCCGCCGCGAATATGCCCTGGCGATCTGCGGACTGTCGGCGTTGATCTATGCCTTGATCCCCTGGTTGCTGCATTACTGGGGCACCGGCTGGAAACCGGGCGTGTTTACAAGTCGCAAAGAACGGGCGCAGGCCCGGCGGGAGTCGGAGCGTGCGCGAACCACAAAACAACTGCATCCGTCGGCTACTTGA
- a CDS encoding vWA domain-containing protein yields the protein MSFTHPWILLFLIVPASLLVWVWRRDGGHVVLPFDHGVQPRGRIWGTLVNLAQSLPALILAVVLLILAGPQQLSAPKTRRVLTNIEFCVDVSGSMTAGFGDEGTRYDASMAAINKFLDYREGDAFGLTFFGNEVLHWVPLTTDVSAIKCAPPFMDPMSPGHPYWLGGTEIGKALRACREVLVSREQGDRMIVLVSDGYSFDLGNGQDVEIAEKLKADGIVVYAIHIAASEVPGPVVNITGLTGGEVFEPENPQALETVFQHIDKMQETRLERTAAESMDDFYPYSLAGLILLGSSTLSLFGLRFTPW from the coding sequence ATGAGTTTCACTCACCCCTGGATACTCCTGTTCTTAATCGTTCCGGCGTCGCTGCTGGTCTGGGTCTGGCGACGTGACGGGGGACACGTTGTGCTCCCCTTTGACCACGGAGTCCAGCCGCGCGGACGCATCTGGGGGACGCTGGTGAATCTCGCCCAGTCGCTGCCGGCCCTGATTTTGGCGGTCGTCCTGCTGATCCTCGCGGGGCCGCAGCAGTTGAGTGCTCCCAAAACCAGGCGCGTGCTGACCAATATCGAATTCTGTGTTGACGTCTCAGGCAGCATGACCGCCGGCTTTGGCGATGAGGGGACGCGCTACGACGCTTCCATGGCCGCCATCAATAAATTTCTCGATTACCGGGAAGGGGACGCCTTCGGCCTGACCTTCTTCGGCAATGAAGTGCTGCACTGGGTTCCGCTGACGACGGATGTCTCCGCCATCAAATGCGCGCCCCCCTTCATGGATCCCATGAGTCCCGGGCATCCGTACTGGCTGGGAGGTACCGAAATCGGGAAAGCCCTGCGTGCCTGCCGGGAAGTCCTCGTCTCCCGCGAACAGGGGGACCGGATGATTGTGCTGGTCTCCGACGGGTACAGTTTCGACCTGGGCAACGGGCAGGATGTGGAGATTGCAGAAAAACTCAAAGCGGATGGCATCGTGGTTTACGCGATTCACATCGCGGCGAGCGAGGTCCCGGGACCGGTGGTGAATATCACCGGACTGACCGGCGGCGAAGTTTTTGAACCGGAAAACCCGCAGGCCCTCGAAACCGTCTTTCAACACATCGACAAAATGCAGGAGACCCGTCTGGAACGGACGGCTGCCGAGTCGATGGACGATTTTTATCCCTACAGCCTGGCAGGTCTGATCCTGCTGGGAAGCAGCACCCTCTCACTCTTTGGATTGAGGTTTACACCGTGGTAG
- a CDS encoding DUF58 domain-containing protein, translating to MEGLLEQIDPLDARQFYIAVKRLADSLSYGTDKSPFLGSGLEFFQSRPYQEGDPIKSIDWRVTARTGKLYIKEYETPKRLPCYLLIDTSASMMISSTAKSKYALALHIAGGLAFACLERVSPVGVLGVGETDLRIHPSLSKDQVMQWLVRLRRFRYDEQTTIGQRVAEFSPSLKNRALIIVLSDLHDPKAVPALKQLSQMHDTVVIQFQDPAETGLRGAGLMRAREAETGSDFVTHGRQVWLDQEQIDFQLKRSGIDHLLIETDEPFVPRLRQFFSSRDILSRGSR from the coding sequence ATGGAAGGCTTGCTGGAACAGATTGATCCGCTGGACGCGCGGCAGTTTTACATTGCCGTCAAGCGGCTCGCGGACAGCCTGAGCTACGGAACCGACAAGTCGCCGTTCCTCGGTTCCGGCCTGGAATTCTTTCAGTCGCGTCCCTACCAGGAGGGAGACCCGATCAAGAGCATCGACTGGCGGGTCACGGCCCGCACCGGGAAGCTCTATATCAAAGAATACGAAACGCCCAAGCGGCTCCCCTGTTATCTGCTCATCGATACCTCCGCCTCGATGATGATCAGTTCGACCGCGAAAAGTAAATACGCGCTGGCCCTGCACATCGCGGGCGGGCTCGCCTTCGCCTGTCTGGAACGCGTCAGTCCTGTCGGCGTGCTCGGCGTCGGCGAAACCGATCTGCGAATTCACCCCAGCCTGTCGAAAGACCAGGTCATGCAGTGGCTGGTTCGCTTAAGACGCTTCCGCTACGACGAACAGACGACCATCGGACAGCGGGTCGCCGAGTTCAGCCCCAGCCTGAAAAACCGGGCGCTGATCATCGTCCTGTCGGACCTGCACGATCCCAAAGCGGTGCCGGCCCTCAAGCAGCTTTCACAGATGCACGACACCGTCGTGATCCAGTTTCAAGATCCCGCGGAAACAGGACTCCGGGGAGCCGGGCTGATGCGGGCCCGCGAAGCAGAGACCGGCAGCGATTTCGTGACCCACGGCCGACAGGTCTGGCTCGATCAGGAGCAGATCGATTTTCAGTTGAAACGCAGCGGCATTGACCATCTGCTGATCGAAACTGACGAACCGTTCGTCCCGCGGTTACGCCAGTTCTTCTCCTCACGCGATATTCTGTCACGAGGGAGCCGCTAA
- a CDS encoding AAA family ATPase, translating to MNISAASHNEVPEDVLKNARFIQAVRDQVATVVVGQDQVVERLLISLFTGGHILLQGVPGLAKTLLVSVLSKSIDLDFSRIQFTIDLLPSDILGSQILDQKTNEFVTRTGPIFTNLLLADEINRAAPKVQGALLEAMQERKVTIGNETFSLPAPFLVIATQNPVEQAGTFELPEAQLDRFMLCHRLDYPDPDEEREVLKRNMKLGIRKEDRGAVVNTEFDVMQQQPVGSAEDLVNCMQAVNDIHVSDTFVEHVIEVINRTRNHPNIELGCSPRAGIALIKASRARALIQGRSYVIPEDLFVLAEDVILHRIRLNYEALADGLTGKGVLQDMLRDLGATPSLVGREA from the coding sequence ATGAATATCTCTGCTGCCAGTCATAATGAGGTTCCTGAAGACGTCCTGAAAAATGCCCGGTTCATCCAGGCCGTCCGCGATCAGGTCGCGACGGTCGTTGTCGGTCAGGATCAGGTCGTCGAACGCCTGCTGATTTCCCTGTTTACCGGCGGGCATATTCTGCTGCAGGGGGTGCCCGGTCTGGCGAAGACGCTGCTCGTCTCGGTCCTCTCCAAATCGATCGACCTCGATTTCTCCCGTATTCAGTTCACCATCGACCTGCTCCCCTCCGATATTCTGGGTTCGCAGATCCTGGACCAGAAGACCAACGAATTCGTCACCCGCACCGGTCCGATCTTCACCAACCTCCTGCTGGCCGATGAAATCAACCGGGCTGCCCCCAAAGTGCAGGGGGCCCTGTTGGAAGCGATGCAGGAACGCAAAGTCACCATCGGCAACGAGACCTTTTCGCTCCCCGCGCCCTTCCTGGTGATCGCTACCCAGAACCCGGTGGAGCAGGCGGGAACCTTCGAACTGCCCGAAGCCCAGCTCGACCGCTTCATGCTCTGTCATCGCCTCGATTATCCCGATCCTGATGAAGAACGCGAAGTGCTCAAACGCAACATGAAGCTCGGCATCCGCAAGGAAGACCGGGGCGCGGTCGTGAACACCGAATTCGACGTCATGCAGCAGCAGCCGGTCGGCTCGGCAGAGGACCTGGTGAACTGCATGCAGGCGGTCAACGACATTCACGTCAGCGATACCTTCGTGGAACACGTGATCGAAGTCATCAACCGGACGCGGAATCATCCCAACATCGAACTGGGTTGCAGCCCGCGTGCCGGCATCGCGCTGATCAAGGCGTCCCGCGCCCGGGCACTGATCCAGGGACGGAGCTACGTGATCCCCGAGGACCTGTTCGTGCTGGCCGAAGACGTCATCCTGCACCGCATCCGGCTGAATTACGAAGCGCTCGCCGACGGACTCACCGGCAAAGGCGTCCTGCAGGACATGCTCCGCGACCTGGGGGCGACGCCGTCACTGGTCGGGCGGGAGGCTTAA
- a CDS encoding type I restriction endonuclease subunit R — MKFTEAQLEAAIIALLGEAGYPHRLGETLERGPEDVLIKADRRAFLAQQYAAEGITETEIESVIQQLESLSAADLYESNKQIMQRVADGFLLKREDHTQKDLYIQLIDYGPLDASRETESATDDPVGGNIFQLVSQLSIQGSEVRIPDAILFINGLPLVVFEFKSAIREETTIHDAYVQLTTRYKRDIPELFKYNALCVISDGANTKAGAFFAPYDFFYSWRKIDGSELTEKDGIPALETMLQGLFHPLRLCDVIRNFIYLPDKSHADVKILCRYPQYYAATKLFQNVLAHKQPAGDGKGGTYFGATGCGKSYTMLFLTRLLMKSVQLGSPTIVLITDRTDLDDQLSKMFVNAKQYIGDELVLSVESRSHLRELLKGHQSGGVFLTTIHKFTEDTELLTERDNVICISDEAHRSQVNLDQKVRVTDKGVKKTFGFAKYLHDSLPNATYVGFTGTPIDATLDVFGPVIDSYTMTESVVDEITVHIVYEGRAAKVLLDNSKLKEIEDYYAECAEAGASDYAIETSKKANTQMAMILGDPDRLQALAADFVKHYETRLEEGATVAGKAMFVSSNRTIAYEFYKEVIALRPQWAEARTCAEGEQLSEQEQKEIKPMERIKLVMTRGKDDEETLYNMLGTKEYREELARQFKNEKSNFKIAIVVDMWLTGFDVPELDTIYIDKPIQRHNLIQTISRVNRKSQGKEKGLVVDYIGIKKQMNLALAHYSKADQSNIEEIAQSLTVVRDHLDLMRAIFHKFDAKPYFTGPPLERLHCLNMAAEYVQLTEELEKRFMFLAKRLKAAYDICVGSDELTQDERDHVHFYLAIRSIIFKLTKGDAPDLAQMNARVQQMIAEALQSEGVEELFKLGQGDTTEVDIFDPDYLAKIEKIKLPNTRIKLLQKLLTKAIEDFKKVNKVKGVDFSKQFQSLVEKYNDRNEQDTLRSEVLDDFTEEIIDLYNKIKQEKGSYADLGIDFEEKAFYDILKALTVKYDFEYPEDKLLHLAKEVKLIVDDKARYTDWSQRDDIKAELKADLIILLANNGYPPIDRDEVYKEIFEQAENFKKYQSQRDSE, encoded by the coding sequence ATGAAATTCACCGAAGCCCAACTCGAAGCTGCGATCATTGCCCTCCTCGGTGAGGCCGGGTATCCGCATCGGTTGGGGGAGACACTGGAGCGGGGGCCGGAGGATGTGTTGATCAAAGCCGATCGGCGGGCCTTCCTGGCGCAGCAGTATGCGGCAGAGGGGATCACCGAGACCGAGATCGAGTCGGTCATTCAGCAGCTCGAAAGTCTCTCTGCCGCCGACCTCTACGAGAGCAACAAACAGATCATGCAGCGGGTCGCGGACGGCTTTCTGCTCAAACGGGAAGACCACACGCAGAAAGACCTCTATATCCAGCTCATCGACTATGGCCCGCTGGACGCCTCCCGCGAAACGGAATCTGCCACAGACGACCCGGTCGGCGGTAACATCTTCCAGCTCGTCAGCCAGTTATCGATCCAGGGGAGCGAAGTCCGCATCCCCGACGCGATTCTCTTTATCAACGGTCTGCCGCTGGTCGTCTTTGAATTCAAAAGCGCGATTCGCGAAGAGACCACGATTCACGACGCCTACGTCCAGCTGACCACCCGCTACAAACGCGATATCCCCGAACTGTTCAAGTATAATGCGCTTTGCGTGATCAGCGACGGGGCCAACACCAAGGCCGGGGCCTTCTTTGCCCCTTATGATTTCTTCTACTCCTGGCGGAAGATCGACGGCAGCGAACTCACGGAAAAAGACGGCATCCCCGCGCTGGAGACGATGCTCCAGGGACTGTTTCACCCGCTCCGCCTGTGCGACGTGATCCGCAATTTCATCTATCTGCCCGATAAGTCGCACGCTGATGTGAAAATCCTCTGCCGCTACCCGCAATATTACGCCGCGACGAAACTCTTTCAGAACGTCCTCGCACACAAACAGCCCGCCGGCGACGGGAAGGGGGGCACCTACTTCGGCGCCACCGGTTGCGGCAAGAGCTATACCATGCTCTTCCTCACCCGACTGTTGATGAAAAGCGTCCAACTGGGCAGCCCGACCATTGTCCTCATCACCGACCGCACCGATCTGGATGACCAGCTCTCCAAAATGTTCGTCAACGCCAAGCAGTACATCGGCGACGAACTGGTGCTGAGCGTGGAGAGCCGGTCGCACCTCCGCGAGCTGCTGAAAGGCCACCAGAGCGGCGGCGTCTTTCTGACCACGATTCACAAATTCACCGAAGACACAGAGCTGCTCACCGAACGGGACAACGTGATCTGCATCTCGGACGAAGCGCACCGCAGCCAGGTCAACCTGGATCAGAAGGTCCGCGTGACCGACAAAGGGGTCAAGAAGACGTTCGGCTTTGCGAAATATCTGCACGACTCGCTCCCCAATGCAACCTACGTCGGCTTCACCGGCACCCCCATCGACGCCACGCTGGACGTCTTCGGCCCCGTCATCGATTCCTACACGATGACCGAATCCGTCGTCGACGAAATCACCGTGCACATCGTCTACGAAGGCCGGGCCGCCAAAGTCCTGCTCGACAACAGCAAGCTGAAAGAGATCGAAGACTACTACGCCGAGTGCGCCGAAGCAGGGGCCAGCGACTACGCCATCGAGACCAGCAAAAAAGCCAACACCCAGATGGCCATGATCCTGGGCGATCCCGACCGTCTCCAGGCCCTCGCCGCGGACTTCGTGAAACATTACGAAACCCGCCTCGAAGAAGGGGCCACCGTCGCCGGCAAGGCGATGTTCGTCAGCAGCAACCGCACCATCGCCTATGAATTCTACAAGGAAGTGATCGCCCTGCGTCCCCAGTGGGCCGAGGCTCGCACCTGTGCGGAGGGAGAGCAGCTCAGCGAGCAGGAGCAGAAAGAAATCAAGCCGATGGAACGCATCAAACTGGTGATGACCCGCGGCAAAGACGATGAAGAAACGCTCTACAACATGCTGGGCACGAAGGAATACCGCGAGGAACTCGCCCGGCAGTTCAAGAACGAGAAGTCGAATTTCAAAATCGCCATCGTCGTCGACATGTGGCTCACCGGCTTCGATGTGCCGGAGCTGGATACCATTTACATCGACAAACCGATCCAGCGGCACAACCTGATCCAGACGATCTCCCGCGTGAACCGTAAATCCCAGGGCAAAGAAAAAGGGCTCGTCGTCGATTACATCGGCATCAAGAAACAGATGAACCTGGCCCTCGCCCACTATTCCAAGGCCGACCAGAGCAACATCGAAGAGATCGCGCAGTCGCTGACCGTCGTCCGCGATCACCTGGACCTGATGCGGGCCATCTTCCACAAATTCGATGCGAAACCGTACTTCACCGGTCCGCCCCTCGAACGGCTGCACTGCCTCAACATGGCAGCCGAGTACGTGCAGCTCACTGAGGAACTGGAAAAACGCTTCATGTTCCTGGCAAAACGTCTGAAAGCCGCCTATGACATCTGCGTCGGCTCGGACGAATTGACCCAGGACGAACGCGACCACGTGCATTTCTACCTCGCGATCCGCTCGATCATCTTCAAGCTCACGAAGGGGGACGCCCCCGACCTGGCCCAGATGAACGCCCGCGTGCAACAGATGATCGCCGAGGCCCTCCAGAGTGAAGGGGTCGAAGAACTCTTCAAGCTGGGGCAGGGGGACACCACCGAGGTCGACATCTTCGATCCCGACTACCTCGCGAAGATCGAAAAGATCAAGCTCCCCAACACCCGCATCAAGCTCCTGCAGAAACTGTTAACGAAGGCGATCGAAGACTTCAAGAAGGTCAACAAAGTCAAGGGCGTCGATTTTTCCAAACAGTTCCAGTCCCTCGTCGAAAAATACAACGACCGTAACGAGCAGGACACCCTCCGCAGCGAAGTGCTCGACGATTTCACCGAGGAGATCATCGATCTCTATAACAAGATCAAACAGGAAAAAGGTTCCTACGCCGACCTGGGCATCGACTTCGAGGAGAAGGCGTTCTACGACATTCTCAAAGCGCTGACCGTCAAATACGATTTCGAATACCCCGAAGATAAGCTCCTGCACCTGGCCAAAGAGGTCAAACTGATCGTCGACGACAAGGCCCGCTACACCGACTGGAGCCAGCGGGACGACATCAAAGCCGAGCTCAAGGCGGACCTGATCATCCTGCTCGCCAACAACGGCTATCCCCCCATCGACCGCGACGAAGTCTACAAAGAGATCTTCGAACAGGCCGAAAACTTCAAAAAATACCAGTCCCAGCGTGACAGCGAATAA
- a CDS encoding HNH endonuclease — protein sequence MRPVRRNSSPISGDYSDYKKAKTDLISRIGSGWCHDIHLASYCNYCERPISTLLAVEHIEPKDGPHGRPHLIGRWDNFLVACPNCNSTKKDKLVNFKDLYFPDRDNTFHAFRYLADGNIEPMNAGDQIAEDTLRLTGLDKAMRQTQDVAGRLIAEERASQRMEIWKLAELGLKDFHSDPTNNVVKDSIVNNAVLSGFFSVWMTVFCDVPEMMNRFIDAFSGTRESECFDFQAAAISPAPNPDNLRAGGKI from the coding sequence TTGAGACCTGTCAGACGAAATTCATCCCCGATTTCGGGGGACTATTCCGATTACAAAAAGGCTAAAACCGATTTAATAAGTCGAATTGGTAGCGGTTGGTGCCATGACATTCATTTGGCGTCATACTGTAATTATTGCGAAAGACCAATCTCGACTCTTTTAGCCGTTGAGCATATTGAGCCCAAAGATGGCCCCCACGGGAGACCACATTTGATAGGTCGTTGGGATAATTTCCTCGTAGCTTGTCCAAATTGCAATTCCACAAAAAAAGATAAGCTTGTTAATTTCAAAGATCTCTATTTTCCAGATCGAGATAACACCTTTCATGCATTCAGATATTTAGCAGATGGTAATATCGAACCAATGAATGCAGGCGATCAAATCGCTGAAGACACATTACGATTGACAGGGTTGGATAAAGCCATGCGTCAAACACAAGATGTGGCAGGTAGATTGATTGCCGAAGAACGAGCTTCTCAACGAATGGAGATATGGAAACTTGCCGAATTAGGTCTGAAGGATTTCCACTCAGATCCTACAAATAATGTAGTTAAGGACTCGATAGTCAATAATGCTGTTTTAAGTGGATTTTTTAGTGTCTGGATGACGGTTTTTTGTGATGTCCCTGAAATGATGAATCGTTTTATTGATGCTTTTTCAGGAACACGTGAAAGCGAATGCTTTGATTTTCAAGCAGCCGCCATAAGTCCAGCCCCGAATCCCGACAATCTAAGAGCTGGAGGAAAAATATAG
- a CDS encoding AAA family ATPase: MHLSTLSFTDLRQFEKGTFEFSPGFNLLVGENGAGKSTIIRGVIAAVGDTRSVSEDQKIGDEDIRLGSDHAIVEAVVRFSDSSIDYFRFEKPLWGRIKRSPRGSTRPLVLSYASNEAVCRSMRVKQIKRLREDKHDHLRQEQEFLYYGSGRKFPDNHPGLNGKRFGNSQQVLEFVGKMLSNFSPDFEDFHWRFEPYACTLIPQRVAEKGIPVDTKLKKQIEAASLRFFQEGHLRSKNRFPDWPDQSEVVLGLESESSIDKEMDMLLRAGWEVMDLPSEALRLFRNSLLKVKLTPRIMIMRPIGPLSLGQLSDGEQRLFSLFVDIARNLSLQNEPDGNIGSGKAIILIDEIDVHLHPKWQRQIVPLLEDLFPNCQFIATTHSPFVIQSVRSDSNLVLLDGQPLAQLGNTGIEEISQVVMEVSRPDVSERYAKEVELSKSFLQLLDEAEKAPKEKLEEYIDRLRKKLEHAQNPAMQAFLELQQASRLEG, translated from the coding sequence ATGCATCTATCAACTTTATCGTTTACCGATCTGCGACAGTTTGAGAAAGGGACTTTTGAGTTTTCTCCTGGATTCAACCTATTGGTGGGGGAAAATGGAGCTGGTAAATCTACCATTATTCGAGGAGTGATCGCGGCAGTAGGTGATACCCGGAGTGTAAGTGAAGACCAGAAAATAGGAGATGAAGACATACGCCTTGGGAGTGATCACGCCATTGTCGAGGCGGTGGTTCGTTTTTCCGATAGTAGTATCGATTATTTTCGTTTTGAAAAACCGCTTTGGGGTCGCATCAAGCGATCACCGCGAGGAAGTACTCGCCCGCTGGTTCTCAGTTATGCTTCAAACGAAGCAGTTTGTCGATCAATGAGGGTGAAGCAGATCAAGCGACTTCGAGAAGATAAGCACGATCATCTTCGTCAGGAACAAGAGTTTCTCTATTATGGATCTGGCAGAAAATTTCCTGATAATCATCCAGGCCTAAACGGAAAACGGTTTGGAAATAGCCAGCAGGTTCTGGAATTTGTTGGAAAAATGCTCTCCAATTTCTCTCCTGATTTTGAAGACTTTCATTGGAGATTCGAACCCTATGCCTGCACGCTGATCCCCCAGAGAGTCGCAGAGAAAGGAATACCGGTTGATACGAAGTTGAAAAAACAGATAGAAGCAGCTTCCCTGCGTTTTTTCCAAGAAGGTCATCTGAGATCGAAAAATAGGTTTCCCGATTGGCCCGATCAATCTGAGGTTGTTTTGGGGCTGGAATCTGAAAGCTCAATAGATAAGGAAATGGATATGTTGTTACGGGCTGGATGGGAGGTCATGGATCTGCCATCGGAAGCCTTACGTCTCTTTCGTAATTCGCTTTTGAAGGTGAAACTTACCCCTCGCATTATGATTATGCGCCCGATTGGGCCGCTAAGTCTTGGCCAGCTTTCCGACGGCGAACAGCGCCTGTTTTCACTCTTTGTTGACATCGCGCGCAATCTATCTCTTCAGAACGAACCGGATGGAAACATAGGAAGTGGCAAAGCCATAATTCTTATTGATGAGATCGATGTTCATCTTCATCCCAAGTGGCAACGTCAAATCGTCCCCTTACTTGAGGATCTATTTCCCAACTGTCAGTTTATTGCCACCACTCACTCCCCATTTGTGATTCAGTCAGTCCGCTCTGACTCAAATCTAGTGCTTCTGGATGGTCAGCCTCTCGCACAATTGGGTAACACAGGGATTGAAGAAATTTCTCAGGTGGTTATGGAAGTTAGTCGCCCTGATGTTAGTGAGCGTTATGCAAAAGAGGTTGAACTGTCTAAGAGTTTTTTGCAACTATTGGATGAGGCCGAGAAAGCTCCCAAAGAAAAGCTCGAAGAGTATATAGACAGGCTTAGAAAGAAGTTGGAGCATGCTCAAAATCCAGCAATGCAGGCTTTTCTCGAACTTCAACAGGCATCACGATTGGAGGGATAA
- a CDS encoding restriction endonuclease subunit S: MTLICFKSNGTSPSFEDTRTTGFSNFKDVFYNFFLPDELTQLVKSNEKEQEKCSVQRGDVFLTRTSETMDDLGMSSVARKDYPNATFNGFTKRLRPKPESPAHPEFVAYFLRSPHFRNEMLAFSTMSTRASLNNDMISRLRIKLPPLPEQKVIAQILGSLDDKIELNRRMNATLEGLAQALFQSWFVDFDPVLDNALVAGNPIPDELTDRAAIRRQALDNGTANREAAQHFPATFQFTEELGWIPEGWEIQKAENIVQRHKVSKKFTKKNVSKEGDVPVFDQGSGLILGYSDAPADINSSKELPNFIFGDHTCITHISLKPFSVGPNVIPLSAEFYDAYWTFYAIKDLQDFQEYRRHWMEFKIKEVLVPSEKLAVQFGDHVREFYKSIELNSETSSTLTKLRDTLLPQLISGELRIPNAAKLVECSLL; this comes from the coding sequence ATCACTCTGATATGCTTTAAATCGAACGGAACATCACCTTCATTTGAAGATACGAGAACAACTGGCTTTTCTAATTTTAAAGATGTGTTTTATAACTTTTTTCTTCCAGATGAATTAACTCAACTCGTAAAGTCGAATGAGAAAGAACAGGAAAAATGTTCTGTCCAGAGAGGAGATGTCTTTCTAACTCGTACCAGTGAAACTATGGATGATCTTGGAATGAGTAGTGTTGCAAGAAAGGATTATCCCAATGCAACATTTAATGGATTCACAAAAAGGTTACGACCTAAGCCTGAATCTCCTGCTCATCCTGAATTTGTTGCATATTTCTTACGCAGTCCACATTTTCGAAATGAGATGCTCGCATTCTCGACAATGTCTACTAGAGCAAGTCTCAACAATGACATGATCAGCAGACTGCGAATCAAGCTTCCACCACTCCCCGAACAAAAAGTGATCGCCCAGATTCTGGGTTCCCTGGATGACAAGATCGAATTAAACCGGCGGATGAATGCAACGCTGGAAGGGCTGGCGCAGGCGTTGTTCCAAAGCTGGTTTGTGGACTTCGACCCGGTGCTCGACAATGCCCTCGTCGCTGGCAACCCGATCCCCGACGAACTCACCGACCGCGCCGCGATCCGCCGCCAGGCCCTCGACAACGGCACCGCCAACCGCGAAGCCGCCCAACACTTCCCCGCCACCTTCCAGTTCACCGAAGAACTCGGCTGGATACCGGAGGGGTGGGAGATCCAAAAAGCAGAAAATATTGTTCAACGACATAAAGTGAGTAAAAAGTTTACAAAAAAAAATGTATCTAAAGAGGGAGACGTACCGGTCTTTGACCAAGGATCAGGGCTTATATTGGGTTATAGTGACGCTCCTGCCGACATCAATTCATCTAAAGAGTTACCTAATTTTATATTTGGTGATCATACCTGTATAACTCATATTTCTTTAAAACCATTTTCGGTTGGCCCAAATGTAATACCTCTATCGGCTGAGTTTTACGATGCTTATTGGACATTCTATGCCATTAAGGATTTACAGGATTTTCAAGAATACAGGAGGCACTGGATGGAATTTAAGATAAAGGAAGTTTTGGTTCCATCAGAAAAATTAGCAGTCCAATTTGGGGATCATGTTCGAGAGTTCTATAAATCGATAGAATTAAATTCTGAAACGTCAAGCACGCTCACCAAACTCCGCGACACCCTCCTCCCACAACTCATCTCCGGCGAACTCCGTATCCCGAACGCCGCAAAACTTGTTGAGTGCTCTCTTCTTTAA